A portion of the Paenibacillus marchantiae genome contains these proteins:
- a CDS encoding TetR/AcrR family transcriptional regulator, with protein MNKKTDLRILRTKQSIRKAFYELIREKGYEAITIQDIADRAMINRNTFYLHYQNKPDLLDTCMNELLSELKDAVVLCPISMNPFSISLLETVMQTVLKHISVNMTFYHSMLIEENRIYQFQAKMENIIKDKLMEGRKPAQGNSPLAISKELLLEYLGSSFMGIVIWWIKNDKPLPADEVSSQFSRIVAYGHLRAAGIAGEE; from the coding sequence ATGAACAAGAAAACCGACCTAAGAATACTGCGCACGAAACAATCGATTCGAAAAGCGTTTTATGAGCTTATTCGGGAAAAGGGATATGAAGCGATAACGATCCAGGATATTGCCGACCGGGCTATGATCAATCGAAACACTTTTTATCTCCACTACCAAAATAAACCTGATTTATTAGATACATGTATGAATGAATTGTTGAGCGAATTAAAGGATGCGGTCGTTCTTTGTCCCATCAGCATGAATCCTTTCAGTATTTCTCTACTCGAAACCGTCATGCAAACTGTACTAAAACATATTTCCGTAAATATGACCTTTTATCATTCCATGTTAATTGAAGAGAATAGAATCTATCAGTTTCAAGCAAAAATGGAGAATATCATTAAAGATAAATTAATGGAGGGGAGGAAACCTGCTCAGGGAAACTCCCCATTAGCAATATCCAAGGAATTGCTGCTCGAATACCTCGGATCGTCTTTCATGGGGATTGTAATTTGGTGGATTAAAAACGATAAGCCCCTTCCTGCAGATGAAGTTTCATCTCAGTTTAGTAGAATCGTTGCATACGGGCATTTAAGAGCTGCCGGCATCGCCGGCGAGGAATAA
- a CDS encoding copper amine oxidase N-terminal domain-containing protein, which produces MTIGQTSALVDGQNKDYGTQIILKQNRTFVPLRLVSEGLGQKVEWDKIGRWVWIGNKEFRSTDDKAFKLTQLSDFKAYTQSIEYYKNLKNETYPGVKIIKESDLPIQLANSQVVYSIDLVKDPVRSGNVVQIRSSVRGNPISFLVKNSFAKGRHVLDAAFINNGDKTGMNNYQVVSSLDLFQYGKFVENYDYTKFELSSADYILLSDGDLDEYAVAIINPFK; this is translated from the coding sequence GTGACGATCGGGCAGACTTCAGCACTCGTTGATGGCCAGAATAAAGACTATGGCACACAAATTATTTTGAAGCAAAACCGGACTTTCGTTCCCCTGCGTCTGGTGAGTGAAGGTCTTGGCCAGAAGGTAGAGTGGGATAAGATCGGTCGTTGGGTATGGATCGGTAACAAAGAGTTCCGTAGTACAGATGATAAGGCATTTAAGTTAACCCAATTAAGTGATTTTAAAGCATATACACAAAGCATTGAATATTATAAAAACCTGAAGAATGAAACTTACCCTGGCGTGAAGATTATCAAAGAGAGTGATTTACCCATCCAACTAGCGAATAGTCAAGTGGTATACAGCATCGATTTGGTAAAAGATCCTGTACGCAGCGGGAATGTGGTACAGATCAGAAGTAGTGTCAGAGGAAATCCTATCTCGTTCTTAGTAAAGAATAGTTTTGCAAAGGGGCGCCATGTGCTAGATGCTGCTTTTATAAATAATGGTGATAAAACAGGAATGAATAACTATCAAGTAGTGAGTAGCTTGGATCTCTTCCAATATGGAAAGTTCGTAGAGAATTATGATTACACCAAGTTCGAGCTTTCTTCAGCAGATTATATTCTTTTAAGCGATGGAGATTTGGACGAGTACGCTGTGGCCATCATCAATCCATTCAAGTAA
- a CDS encoding response regulator, with amino-acid sequence MKHKVLIVDDHWVVREGMKLILGTDDNYDVVGEAEEGNAALEQMEALKPDVILMDLNMPGGLSGLDTLKIMNEKQIQIPVIILTTYNEDELMINGLGLGAKGYLLKDTSRENLFRTLESALRGETLLQPEITARVFAYRDKSAVEEKPKNALSLTEKELIILQAVARGLRSKDIAFDMGMAERTVKAQLTNIYNKLGVDSRSEAVAVSVEKGILHL; translated from the coding sequence ATGAAGCATAAAGTTCTGATTGTAGATGATCATTGGGTGGTACGTGAAGGGATGAAATTGATTCTGGGAACCGATGACAACTACGATGTTGTCGGAGAAGCCGAGGAAGGAAACGCAGCCTTAGAACAGATGGAGGCACTGAAGCCAGACGTCATTCTGATGGATCTGAATATGCCCGGGGGGCTGAGTGGACTGGATACATTGAAAATCATGAACGAAAAACAGATTCAGATTCCTGTTATTATTTTGACCACATACAATGAAGACGAGCTTATGATTAATGGGCTGGGACTGGGAGCGAAAGGTTACTTACTTAAGGATACAAGCAGAGAGAATTTGTTCCGCACACTCGAGTCTGCTCTACGTGGGGAGACACTGCTGCAGCCTGAAATAACTGCCAGAGTATTTGCATATCGGGACAAGTCCGCGGTAGAAGAGAAACCGAAAAACGCACTATCGTTGACTGAGAAGGAATTAATCATTCTTCAGGCAGTGGCCCGGGGCCTTCGCAGCAAAGACATTGCTTTTGATATGGGTATGGCGGAACGAACCGTTAAGGCACAGTTGACCAATATCTATAACAAACTGGGCGTAGATTCACGTTCGGAAGCTGTCGCTGTATCCGTGGAAAAGGGCATCTTACATTTGTAA
- a CDS encoding DUF3888 domain-containing protein, protein MKSFIGSLLTVIIFLMAIQPVCAKPNDEQLKRLVLTLLAPKIQEQINHYYKNKLTVSPSFTPFLDGTDVDVKYHPSHIEVQVKTIPYVGPHLDVGLDSMRFSMDNSGLIVVLEYKHIRDYDLPPNWQEIIKTR, encoded by the coding sequence ATGAAAAGTTTTATCGGATCATTGCTAACAGTCATCATTTTCTTGATGGCAATCCAGCCCGTTTGTGCAAAGCCAAACGATGAACAATTGAAACGGCTTGTACTTACTTTGTTAGCTCCAAAAATACAGGAACAGATTAACCACTATTACAAAAATAAATTAACTGTATCACCTTCGTTTACGCCTTTTTTGGATGGAACTGATGTAGACGTTAAATATCATCCTTCACATATTGAAGTTCAGGTTAAAACAATCCCGTACGTTGGACCTCATTTGGATGTTGGACTCGACTCGATGAGGTTTAGTATGGATAACTCCGGATTAATAGTGGTTCTTGAGTATAAGCACATTAGGGATTATGACTTGCCTCCTAACTGGCAAGAAATTATTAAAACTCGTTAA
- a CDS encoding response regulator has product MYDLLIVDDEKSVVDSLALTIPWEEHSIQEVHRAYSAAEALDIASKHAIDIMITDIRMPEMDGLELILEIRKFSHKIRCIILSGHDEFEYAQKAVQYQATNYLLKPIDTDELIHSVTAAIQDIEHEWEEISSFQQIQHALHANSPLLRNQLLNDLLQNKAMSDHILAERLGMLNLPFRSADPFKMMVIRMEEEFSGYDLRSLSLLEYAVSNITEEVFQNPFKLWHCITDQGYLVFLIKNNDRNVLDSVDSYAIRLQNNVQKFLKGAVSICLSKEHAFPESVSELYMASVSAINRNVGENKSYFITLDKKDTESHEQQNLINLHEPPLLPNLLESGNWDEAVSKIARILFLNDARRELSHDQLFMVLLYLSSTFSISFKSQEATVEELLGEEFDVLIRKKSQLSSQRIYIWAEKMIDLRRKKTSHQLKNAHEQITSNVRTYIQEHLAEGISLQMIAEHVGLHPVYLSKVYKTVTGETIGDYLYHLRMKRASYLLLNTDLKIADVSKELGFMAPPHFIKIFKKHYGCTPQEFRTR; this is encoded by the coding sequence ATGTACGATTTACTAATTGTGGATGACGAGAAATCAGTAGTTGATAGCCTGGCATTGACCATCCCCTGGGAAGAACACAGCATCCAGGAAGTACACAGAGCATATTCTGCCGCTGAAGCTTTGGACATTGCGTCCAAACACGCGATTGATATTATGATTACGGATATTCGTATGCCTGAGATGGATGGTCTTGAACTGATTTTGGAGATTAGAAAGTTTTCTCATAAAATACGTTGTATTATTTTATCGGGTCACGATGAATTTGAATATGCCCAAAAAGCAGTCCAGTATCAGGCAACGAACTATCTTCTCAAGCCGATTGATACCGATGAATTGATTCATTCCGTAACGGCTGCGATACAAGATATCGAGCACGAATGGGAAGAAATCAGCTCTTTTCAACAAATACAGCATGCCCTTCACGCCAATTCGCCATTGCTTCGGAACCAGCTTCTCAATGATCTTCTTCAGAACAAAGCCATGAGCGATCACATTCTTGCAGAGCGGCTGGGTATGCTGAATCTCCCGTTTAGATCGGCCGATCCGTTCAAGATGATGGTCATTCGAATGGAGGAAGAATTCTCCGGCTATGATCTCCGATCTTTATCGCTGTTAGAGTACGCCGTCTCCAATATAACGGAAGAGGTATTTCAGAATCCCTTTAAATTATGGCACTGCATTACGGATCAGGGTTACCTTGTGTTCCTAATAAAAAATAATGACCGTAACGTACTCGACTCGGTAGATTCCTATGCGATCAGACTGCAAAATAATGTACAAAAGTTCCTGAAGGGTGCAGTATCGATATGTTTGAGTAAAGAGCATGCCTTTCCTGAATCTGTATCAGAGCTGTACATGGCTTCCGTGTCTGCCATCAACCGCAATGTTGGCGAAAACAAAAGTTATTTCATTACTTTAGACAAAAAAGACACCGAATCTCATGAACAACAAAATTTGATTAATCTGCACGAGCCCCCTTTGTTGCCCAATCTGCTGGAATCGGGGAACTGGGACGAGGCGGTCAGCAAAATTGCCAGAATATTATTTTTGAATGATGCCAGAAGAGAGCTTTCGCATGATCAATTATTTATGGTTCTGCTCTATCTGTCTTCTACGTTTTCCATATCCTTTAAGTCACAGGAAGCAACGGTTGAGGAGCTTCTTGGCGAAGAGTTTGATGTTCTAATCAGAAAGAAAAGCCAATTATCCAGCCAACGAATATATATATGGGCAGAGAAAATGATTGATCTGCGTCGGAAAAAGACCTCTCATCAATTGAAGAATGCCCATGAGCAAATTACTTCAAATGTCAGGACGTATATTCAGGAGCACCTTGCTGAGGGCATCTCACTGCAGATGATCGCAGAACATGTTGGTCTTCATCCAGTGTATCTTTCCAAGGTATATAAAACAGTTACCGGAGAAACCATAGGAGATTATTTGTATCATTTACGTATGAAGCGCGCTTCATATCTCCTGTTAAACACCGACTTGAAAATTGCAGATGTCAGCAAGGAGCTCGGATTTATGGCTCCTCCGCATTTCATTAAAATCTTTAAAAAGCACTATGGTTGTACTCCACAGGAATTCCGCACCAGATAA
- a CDS encoding nuclear transport factor 2 family protein encodes MTSNHQNELVRKAVAVLESFESGNPEAITAYVHQDQYIQHNQALLDGREAMLGALDHLKEIGTKVSIKRILVDGNYVALHSVYDFHGPKIVYDIFRFENGLIVEHWDNLQEMVEKTPSKHTMIDGPITIKDIDKTDANKAFVKSYVENILLGKNPDLLASYFDGDNYIQHSPHIADGLSGLHAALQALKEKNIEFEYTHVHQVIGQGNLVLTVSEGLFDGQHTAFYDLFRVEDGKIAEHWDVIEAILPAEKRKNSNSRF; translated from the coding sequence ATGACATCCAACCATCAAAATGAGCTTGTTCGTAAGGCAGTCGCCGTACTGGAAAGCTTTGAGAGCGGCAACCCCGAAGCGATTACGGCTTACGTTCATCAAGATCAATATATTCAGCACAATCAGGCCTTACTCGATGGTCGTGAAGCCATGCTTGGCGCACTTGATCATTTAAAGGAGATTGGTACTAAGGTAAGCATAAAGCGAATTTTAGTCGACGGAAATTATGTTGCTCTTCATTCTGTATATGATTTTCACGGCCCTAAAATCGTATATGATATCTTCCGTTTTGAGAATGGACTAATCGTTGAACATTGGGACAATTTGCAAGAGATGGTGGAGAAGACACCAAGCAAACATACGATGATTGACGGACCGATTACGATTAAGGATATCGACAAGACGGATGCCAACAAAGCATTTGTCAAAAGCTATGTTGAGAACATCTTGCTCGGGAAGAACCCTGACCTGCTTGCTTCTTACTTTGATGGAGATAACTACATTCAGCATAGTCCGCATATTGCAGACGGTCTTTCCGGTCTTCACGCTGCTTTGCAAGCTCTGAAGGAGAAGAATATTGAGTTTGAATATACTCATGTCCATCAAGTAATCGGACAAGGTAATTTAGTTCTTACAGTAAGTGAAGGTCTATTTGATGGTCAACATACTGCTTTCTACGATTTGTTCCGTGTAGAGGATGGAAAGATCGCTGAGCATTGGGACGTAATCGAGGCCATACTGCCGGCAGAAAAACGAAAAAATTCAAACAGTAGATTCTGA
- a CDS encoding MMPL family transporter — translation MAKLLFRLGEWSVRKRKMVIAGGLMLLLLVAALGLGLGTSFTGEMTIPGTKSEQAGIILNEEFPSSGDGGQIRLVFKSEKATLESESNKKWITEALKVVQSDSSVTSIVSPYDAGTLSADKKIGYADVTYSQPANEVTENSKEHVLGVVERLQDRGIQTELAGSVAFSELEIGGTSEVIGVLIAFMILAFTFTSFLAAGLPILTAVVGLGIGMMIIVIGSNVVSMASFSITLAVMLALAVGIDYALFIMSRYRQQLAAGFERNTAIAQANATAGSSVVFAGITVIIALVGLSVVQIPFITMMGLAAAVSVFVAVLIAVIFVPAVLAVAGDRISPARENKWLRKWSGPKKAEGTENRWGKIVTRKPWLTAILCIVLLTVCTIPFLHMQLGLPDSGLKSTDTTERRGYDLLAEGFGEGFNGQLVVVARTAKTEDPQADIAKATSYIKNLPDVASVNPLIPSPSGKAAIITVLPKTGPHDIKTTELVQTIRAEAEQVMKDNNVEIMVTGGTAVNIDISEKLDEALPKFAILIVGLAFVLLMLVFRSILVPIKAVLGFLFTLGSTLGVIVLVIQDGYLANFFGIPEPGPVLSFLPILVTGILFGLAMDYEVFLVSRMREDYNHTGDAVKSIRSGITHSGPVVSAAGLIMIAVFASFIFAGDAMIKSMGLALAFGILVDAFIVRMTLVPAVMTLLGRSAWYLPKWLDRILPNIDVEGESVMKDTHSIDTSISSKKDEESESSTLMSKEKSG, via the coding sequence ATGGCAAAATTATTATTTCGACTCGGTGAGTGGTCGGTAAGAAAAAGGAAAATGGTAATCGCAGGAGGTTTGATGCTTTTACTGCTTGTGGCCGCCTTGGGTCTTGGCTTGGGAACGTCCTTTACAGGAGAGATGACCATTCCGGGAACCAAATCGGAACAGGCTGGAATCATATTGAATGAAGAATTTCCATCCTCCGGTGATGGTGGACAGATCAGGTTAGTGTTCAAGTCTGAAAAGGCAACACTGGAATCGGAATCGAACAAAAAATGGATTACAGAAGCATTAAAAGTGGTTCAATCGGATTCATCGGTAACATCTATCGTCAGTCCGTATGACGCCGGTACGTTAAGTGCAGACAAGAAGATTGGTTATGCTGATGTTACATACAGTCAGCCAGCCAATGAAGTAACAGAGAATTCCAAAGAACATGTTCTTGGTGTTGTAGAGAGACTGCAGGATCGTGGAATTCAAACGGAACTTGCAGGGAGTGTAGCTTTTTCTGAGCTTGAGATAGGAGGTACTTCTGAAGTCATCGGGGTTCTGATTGCGTTCATGATCCTTGCTTTCACATTCACATCGTTTCTCGCAGCAGGATTACCGATCCTAACCGCAGTTGTAGGGCTCGGTATAGGAATGATGATTATCGTCATTGGCTCAAATGTAGTTTCTATGGCTTCATTCTCCATTACACTGGCTGTTATGCTGGCCTTGGCTGTAGGGATAGACTATGCTCTGTTCATCATGTCCAGGTATCGTCAACAACTGGCAGCAGGATTTGAGCGAAATACAGCCATTGCTCAAGCCAATGCAACAGCAGGTAGCTCCGTTGTCTTTGCAGGAATAACCGTTATTATCGCCCTGGTTGGTCTGTCGGTCGTACAGATTCCATTCATAACCATGATGGGATTGGCGGCAGCTGTAAGTGTATTCGTAGCAGTATTAATTGCTGTCATTTTTGTTCCTGCCGTATTGGCAGTTGCAGGAGATCGAATTAGTCCGGCACGGGAGAACAAATGGCTGCGGAAATGGTCTGGTCCCAAAAAAGCAGAGGGAACAGAGAATCGTTGGGGCAAGATTGTAACACGCAAACCTTGGCTCACTGCCATCCTGTGTATCGTTTTATTGACGGTTTGTACTATCCCGTTCTTGCATATGCAACTCGGCCTACCAGATAGCGGTTTAAAATCCACGGATACAACAGAACGTCGAGGGTATGACCTGCTTGCGGAAGGCTTTGGAGAAGGATTTAATGGTCAACTGGTTGTAGTTGCTAGAACAGCAAAAACGGAAGATCCACAAGCGGATATTGCCAAAGCAACTTCATATATCAAAAATCTGCCTGATGTGGCAAGTGTCAATCCTTTAATTCCGAGTCCTTCCGGGAAGGCCGCAATCATTACGGTGTTACCGAAGACAGGCCCTCATGATATCAAAACGACCGAATTGGTCCAAACTATTCGTGCGGAAGCGGAACAGGTGATGAAAGATAATAATGTCGAAATTATGGTTACCGGGGGAACGGCAGTCAATATTGATATCTCCGAGAAACTTGACGAAGCATTGCCGAAATTTGCAATATTGATTGTAGGTCTCGCCTTCGTGTTGCTCATGCTGGTTTTTCGATCCATTCTGGTTCCAATCAAAGCCGTACTTGGATTCCTGTTCACCCTTGGATCAACCCTAGGCGTCATCGTTTTGGTCATTCAAGATGGCTATCTGGCAAATTTCTTTGGCATTCCCGAACCAGGGCCGGTACTGAGCTTCCTGCCAATTCTGGTTACAGGTATTCTCTTCGGACTTGCTATGGACTACGAAGTATTTTTGGTAAGCCGCATGAGAGAGGATTATAACCATACGGGAGATGCAGTGAAATCAATACGAAGTGGTATTACTCACAGTGGTCCTGTTGTAAGTGCCGCAGGTTTGATTATGATCGCCGTCTTTGCGAGCTTTATCTTTGCCGGAGATGCCATGATCAAATCCATGGGACTCGCACTTGCCTTTGGTATTTTGGTAGATGCATTCATCGTTCGGATGACGCTTGTCCCGGCGGTGATGACCCTGTTAGGGCGAAGCGCCTGGTATTTGCCGAAGTGGCTGGATCGAATTCTTCCTAATATTGATGTGGAGGGAGAATCCGTGATGAAGGATACTCATTCTATCGATACCTCCATTTCATCGAAAAAAGATGAAGAATCGGAAAGTTCAACTTTGATGAGTAAAGAGAAATCAGGTTAG
- a CDS encoding CAP domain-containing protein: MNASKRSKNNRPNRGIGRRSGRRWATCLLAAVLAITVVVPAYPAERASAASATTASQGGFTQDQLDGLAYLNEIRAKVGVGPLELDARLTQASQAHAAYYNTTRFEGLSAHREEPGTAGFTGATAGDRGKAAGWPNISVAEVMSFEKETTREAIDSWLSTAYHRKIILDGQYTSVGIGLQGGTAVMNPAYVKIQKKDPEAKVYPYDGMKGADIGFYGLEIPNPLDRFGVEHSGGIISATAGLAIDSFEASIVDSQRQEVPYYSELQGDTVFLFPKEVLDGYSVYTVKLDYTLYKESQLRTKTWSFTTGKGRAIQGLSTQYDEFMLNPGSKLPIEIVASYGDGTYGTPKTPIAYSSSSPAGLKVSADGMLEGVKPGSYKVTFSSGSVRGTVPVRVFERLKSKSYPATDPAKVKDIAGRSDQVAIEWALRSGVAGADTNGKFHPEDSVSEAQFLIMLLRTYKVDDESYASKKKKHWAEGAYNVATVRNLLLFSSSPGKGDFKDKPINRYRAAGLIASADGVNFDFSNAVNYVLAHDYMRGTKGNQSWMFGSNDIVTRAQAAVILMQLQSRMKYLVGAPKAITSEKKLPERLFPEVYNKPVLGNKMLIAEFRADGTLQVEGRFMEQANKKLEIHINQHQNNGRSGKILDKIPVQTDSSGRFSISSTGTYGDAILDVNLRTEEVIYYIGVKRGTMNASEYSS; encoded by the coding sequence ATGAACGCAAGCAAACGCAGCAAAAACAACAGGCCGAATCGGGGGATCGGCCGGAGATCGGGGCGCAGGTGGGCAACCTGTCTGCTCGCCGCGGTCCTGGCCATTACGGTCGTCGTACCGGCTTATCCGGCAGAACGCGCATCCGCGGCATCGGCTACGACGGCGTCGCAGGGAGGGTTCACGCAGGATCAACTCGACGGATTGGCTTATCTGAACGAGATTCGGGCGAAGGTAGGCGTAGGCCCGTTGGAGCTGGATGCGAGATTGACGCAGGCGTCGCAGGCGCACGCGGCTTATTACAATACCACCCGCTTCGAAGGATTGTCAGCGCATCGGGAGGAGCCCGGTACGGCAGGCTTTACAGGAGCGACGGCCGGAGACCGGGGCAAAGCAGCCGGATGGCCAAACATTTCGGTCGCTGAAGTCATGTCTTTTGAAAAAGAAACGACAAGGGAAGCGATTGATTCCTGGCTAAGCACCGCTTATCATCGCAAGATTATATTGGACGGCCAGTATACATCGGTCGGCATTGGGTTGCAAGGTGGTACCGCGGTCATGAACCCGGCTTACGTGAAAATCCAGAAGAAAGACCCGGAAGCCAAAGTGTATCCGTATGACGGCATGAAAGGAGCCGACATTGGATTCTATGGATTGGAAATTCCAAATCCGCTTGACCGCTTCGGTGTTGAACACTCAGGTGGCATCATCTCGGCTACGGCTGGTCTCGCCATCGATTCGTTCGAAGCGAGCATCGTGGACTCGCAAAGGCAAGAAGTTCCGTACTACAGCGAACTGCAAGGCGATACGGTGTTTTTGTTTCCGAAGGAAGTGCTAGACGGGTACAGTGTCTATACGGTGAAGCTCGATTATACGCTGTATAAAGAGTCGCAGCTTCGCACCAAGACCTGGTCGTTCACGACTGGCAAAGGGCGCGCGATACAGGGCTTATCCACACAGTACGACGAATTCATGCTGAATCCGGGAAGCAAGCTGCCGATCGAGATCGTGGCCTCTTACGGCGACGGCACATATGGAACCCCGAAAACGCCGATTGCCTACTCCAGCAGTTCCCCTGCGGGTCTGAAAGTTTCGGCAGACGGCATGCTCGAAGGGGTTAAGCCCGGCAGTTACAAGGTAACGTTCAGCTCCGGGTCAGTGCGTGGCACGGTGCCGGTACGAGTATTCGAGCGTCTCAAGAGTAAGAGCTATCCAGCAACGGATCCGGCCAAGGTCAAAGATATCGCTGGACGCTCCGATCAAGTAGCGATCGAGTGGGCGCTTCGTTCGGGCGTCGCCGGAGCGGATACAAACGGCAAATTCCACCCGGAAGATTCCGTGAGCGAAGCACAGTTCCTTATCATGCTGCTGCGCACCTATAAAGTAGATGACGAATCATATGCTTCCAAAAAGAAGAAGCACTGGGCGGAAGGCGCCTACAACGTGGCGACGGTCCGCAACCTGTTGTTGTTTAGTTCTAGTCCTGGCAAAGGCGACTTTAAGGACAAGCCAATTAACCGCTATCGCGCGGCTGGCCTGATCGCGTCGGCGGACGGCGTGAATTTTGATTTTTCGAATGCGGTGAACTACGTGCTGGCTCATGATTATATGCGCGGAACCAAAGGCAACCAGAGCTGGATGTTCGGTTCCAACGATATCGTTACTCGGGCACAGGCAGCGGTGATCTTGATGCAATTGCAGTCCCGTATGAAGTATTTGGTCGGCGCACCTAAAGCGATCACATCCGAGAAGAAGCTACCTGAACGGCTGTTTCCGGAAGTGTATAACAAACCAGTGCTTGGCAACAAGATGTTGATTGCCGAATTCCGCGCGGACGGTACGCTGCAGGTGGAGGGACGATTCATGGAGCAGGCGAACAAGAAGCTGGAGATCCATATTAATCAACACCAGAATAATGGGCGAAGCGGGAAGATACTAGATAAAATTCCAGTGCAGACCGATTCCTCGGGGCGATTCTCTATTTCGTCCACAGGTACGTATGGAGATGCTATCCTGGATGTGAACCTAAGAACGGAAGAAGTCATCTATTACATCGGGGTCAAAAGAGGCACAATGAACGCGTCCGAGTATTCAAGCTAA
- a CDS encoding sensor histidine kinase encodes MKNMSNHPGFLQSSMDEDYDKITSSRLPIIIWTVLVTIVTVALQTMSVPLLVPTLFFIMIMVIHMYLYWRVSDIINRSKALYLFIQGGLIFGSSFIMPDGLPVILIGLIPVLIGQSVAIFFETKKVVFVAFVLYLFFCLITLWVKEVQDLALFIPLLMLMIVVVMAYALLYYRQVNARVRTQTFLRDLELTHQKVEELTLANERQRMARDLHDTLAQGQAGLIMQLEAIDAYLSRGNIDRAHEIVLSSMGQARQTLGDARKAIDDLRTRATPAVNFNEAIHDQLQRFRLATGVNVKLEATIKSVLSGAKMEHVLHMLSETLTNVARHAQASDVSINIGDNQQQFHMVIKDNGRGFNIGKIGKETGHYGLIGIHERARLIGGQIHIESNNEGTTIELSVPVLYGRKNNEA; translated from the coding sequence ATGAAAAATATGTCCAACCACCCCGGCTTCCTTCAATCAAGTATGGATGAGGATTATGACAAGATTACGTCCTCCCGTCTTCCCATTATCATATGGACCGTACTGGTGACCATCGTCACTGTCGCGTTACAAACTATGTCTGTTCCCCTCCTGGTGCCCACCTTGTTTTTTATAATGATTATGGTCATTCACATGTATCTGTACTGGCGTGTGAGCGATATTATCAACCGTTCCAAAGCACTATATCTGTTTATCCAGGGTGGCCTTATATTTGGGAGCTCATTCATAATGCCCGATGGGCTTCCCGTCATACTTATTGGCTTGATTCCAGTATTAATAGGACAAAGCGTGGCCATTTTTTTTGAAACCAAAAAGGTGGTTTTTGTAGCTTTTGTGCTGTATCTTTTCTTTTGCCTGATTACCTTGTGGGTCAAGGAGGTACAGGATCTTGCATTGTTTATTCCATTACTTATGCTTATGATTGTCGTTGTTATGGCTTATGCGCTCCTCTACTATCGGCAGGTTAATGCAAGGGTTCGTACGCAGACATTTCTGCGTGATCTGGAACTGACCCACCAGAAGGTGGAAGAGCTGACGCTGGCCAACGAGCGTCAACGAATGGCAAGGGATCTGCATGATACGTTGGCTCAGGGGCAAGCCGGACTGATTATGCAACTGGAAGCGATAGACGCATATCTTAGCCGAGGGAACATCGACCGAGCTCATGAGATTGTTTTGTCATCCATGGGACAGGCTAGACAGACACTGGGCGATGCGAGAAAAGCGATTGACGATCTAAGAACTAGAGCTACACCTGCTGTTAACTTTAACGAGGCGATTCATGATCAACTGCAACGCTTCAGACTAGCGACAGGAGTTAATGTCAAGTTGGAAGCTACAATAAAATCTGTTCTATCCGGCGCCAAAATGGAGCATGTATTGCATATGTTGAGTGAAACACTGACCAACGTGGCACGTCATGCGCAGGCGAGCGATGTATCCATAAATATTGGGGACAATCAGCAACAATTTCACATGGTTATTAAGGATAATGGAAGAGGTTTTAACATTGGCAAAATCGGTAAAGAGACAGGACATTACGGTCTGATCGGCATACATGAACGAGCTAGGCTTATAGGCGGGCAAATTCATATTGAGAGCAACAATGAAGGTACTACAATAGAGCTATCTGTACCTGTATTGTATGGGAGGAAAAATAATGAAGCATAA